In Archangium violaceum, the following are encoded in one genomic region:
- a CDS encoding serine/threonine protein kinase, with protein sequence MINHQSSALRAVPPAEAPSPSSNELGPGTRIQHYELIRELGSGGMGTVYLARDTRLGRRVAIKFLHTQDTDLTKRFIIEAQATARCSHENIVIIYEVGEHAGSPFMVLEYLQGQPLKKLVAGQRTPAPRAVELMVPVVRALVCAHEQGIVHRDLKPDNILVTDSGGIKVLDFGIAKVLQGEEQPVAGMGSDTFVGKFVNDEGGELTRRGSILGTMAYMSPEQWGNGVPIDHRTDIWAVGIMLFRMLAGQHPLGTLSGPQLAVTALVDEPMPRLRDVARDVPTELAAVVDRCLLKNKEQRFPDALSLLRALEPFLPGRYNREQLRIDESPYAGLSSFQEADADRFFGRAREIAALVNRIQDRPLLAVVGPSGAGKSSFVRAGVVPVLKRSGEAWEALVIRPGRTPLSALASMVAPLVSSSTSLEADIQEQEKLVEHLRTTPGYVGNVLRSRARRGQRRILLFVDQFEELYTLVPDAKERLAFTACLSGIADDATSPIRVVLSIRSDFLDRVPEDERFMAELSQGLYFLTPPNRDGLRDALIQPAEMAGYRFETPAMVDNMLEHLESTPGALPLLQFAATQLWEARDASRKLLTESAYKSIGGIAGALASHADSVMAGMTQSEQALTRAICLRLVTPERTRAIVSAEELRELSKEKGELRRVVDHLVQARLLVVQTGGGASGATIEIVHESLIHSWPTLRRWLDEGQEDAGFLEQLRNAARQWQAKHFDDNLLWRGEMVEEAQRFQRRYRGELPELQRNFLEAVFAQEKKGKRLKRALLMGTTTFLVFLVIAAAVALVVIRNSQQEAERQAAAALRAEAVARQAEGSARDAAELARSAEAEAKQRLAEVQAKELERQKAQQAAEDARSQLQRKNDELLSALKRAQELQKHARFARLRAEKSASLARRAKEEAIRAAREREALLQREQELLLREQERIRRQLEQLGSPIAEELKGRQP encoded by the coding sequence ATGATCAATCACCAGAGTAGCGCCTTGCGTGCGGTTCCACCCGCCGAAGCTCCGAGCCCTTCCAGCAACGAGCTCGGACCCGGCACGCGCATCCAGCATTACGAGCTCATCCGGGAGCTCGGCAGCGGTGGAATGGGCACCGTCTACCTCGCCCGTGACACGCGGCTGGGCCGTCGCGTGGCCATCAAGTTCCTGCACACCCAGGACACGGACCTCACCAAACGCTTCATCATCGAGGCGCAAGCCACCGCGCGCTGTAGCCACGAGAACATCGTCATCATCTACGAGGTCGGCGAGCACGCCGGCAGCCCGTTCATGGTGCTGGAGTACCTCCAGGGCCAGCCGTTGAAGAAGCTCGTGGCGGGCCAGAGGACGCCGGCCCCCCGCGCGGTGGAGCTGATGGTGCCCGTGGTGCGAGCGCTGGTGTGCGCCCACGAGCAGGGCATCGTGCACCGGGACCTCAAGCCCGACAACATCCTCGTGACGGACTCGGGCGGCATCAAGGTGCTCGACTTCGGCATCGCCAAGGTGCTCCAGGGCGAGGAGCAGCCCGTGGCGGGCATGGGGTCGGACACCTTCGTCGGGAAGTTCGTCAACGACGAGGGCGGAGAGCTCACCCGCCGCGGCTCCATCCTGGGAACGATGGCGTACATGTCCCCCGAGCAGTGGGGCAACGGCGTGCCCATCGACCACCGGACGGACATCTGGGCGGTGGGCATCATGCTGTTCCGCATGCTCGCGGGCCAGCACCCGCTGGGGACGCTGAGCGGCCCTCAGCTCGCCGTCACCGCGCTCGTCGACGAGCCGATGCCCCGCCTGCGCGACGTGGCGCGGGATGTCCCCACGGAGCTGGCCGCCGTCGTCGACCGCTGCCTGCTCAAGAACAAGGAGCAGCGCTTCCCGGACGCGCTCTCGCTGCTGCGCGCCCTGGAGCCCTTCCTCCCCGGCAGGTACAACCGGGAGCAGCTGCGCATCGACGAGAGCCCCTACGCCGGCCTCAGCTCCTTCCAGGAGGCCGACGCGGACCGCTTCTTCGGCCGCGCCCGGGAGATCGCCGCCCTGGTGAACCGCATCCAGGACCGGCCGCTGCTGGCGGTGGTGGGCCCCTCGGGCGCGGGCAAGTCCTCGTTCGTACGCGCGGGCGTGGTGCCTGTCCTCAAGCGTTCCGGAGAAGCCTGGGAGGCACTCGTCATCCGCCCCGGCCGCACCCCCTTGTCGGCACTGGCCAGCATGGTGGCTCCGCTCGTGAGCTCCTCGACGTCACTGGAGGCGGACATCCAGGAGCAGGAGAAGCTCGTCGAGCACCTGCGCACCACGCCCGGCTACGTCGGCAACGTGCTGCGCAGCCGCGCGAGGCGTGGGCAACGCAGGATCCTGCTCTTCGTCGACCAGTTCGAGGAGCTCTACACGCTGGTGCCGGACGCGAAAGAGCGCCTGGCCTTCACCGCGTGCCTGTCCGGCATCGCCGATGACGCCACCTCGCCCATCCGCGTGGTGCTCTCCATCCGCTCGGACTTCCTGGACCGGGTGCCGGAGGACGAGCGCTTCATGGCCGAGCTGAGCCAGGGCCTCTATTTCCTCACCCCGCCCAACCGGGACGGCCTGCGCGACGCGCTCATCCAACCGGCGGAGATGGCCGGCTACCGCTTCGAGACTCCAGCGATGGTCGACAACATGCTGGAGCACCTGGAGTCCACACCGGGCGCGCTGCCGCTGCTGCAGTTCGCCGCCACGCAGTTGTGGGAGGCGAGGGACGCCTCGCGCAAGCTGCTCACGGAGAGCGCCTACAAGTCCATCGGCGGCATCGCGGGCGCGCTCGCCAGCCATGCCGACAGCGTGATGGCGGGGATGACCCAATCGGAGCAGGCGTTGACGCGGGCCATCTGCCTGCGGCTCGTCACTCCCGAGCGCACACGAGCCATCGTCTCGGCGGAGGAGTTGCGCGAGCTGTCGAAGGAGAAGGGAGAGCTCCGGCGCGTCGTGGACCACCTCGTGCAGGCGCGCCTGCTCGTCGTGCAGACGGGAGGCGGCGCGTCGGGAGCGACGATCGAAATCGTGCACGAGTCGCTCATCCACAGCTGGCCCACGCTGCGCCGCTGGCTGGACGAGGGCCAGGAGGACGCGGGCTTCCTGGAGCAGCTGCGCAACGCGGCCCGGCAATGGCAGGCGAAGCACTTCGACGACAACCTGCTGTGGCGCGGAGAGATGGTGGAGGAGGCGCAGCGCTTCCAGCGCCGCTACCGGGGGGAGCTGCCCGAGCTGCAGCGCAACTTCCTCGAGGCGGTCTTCGCCCAGGAGAAGAAGGGCAAGCGGCTGAAGCGGGCGCTGCTCATGGGCACCACGACGTTCCTGGTGTTCCTGGTCATCGCGGCTGCGGTGGCGTTGGTGGTCATCCGCAACTCGCAACAGGAGGCCGAGCGTCAGGCGGCGGCGGCGCTGCGGGCCGAGGCGGTGGCGCGCCAGGCGGAGGGCTCGGCACGCGACGCGGCGGAGCTGGCGCGCAGCGCGGAGGCGGAGGCGAAACAGCGGCTCGCCGAGGTGCAGGCCAAGGAGCTGGAGCGCCAGAAGGCACAGCAGGCCGCGGAGGACGCCAGGTCCCAGTTGCAGCGGAAGAACGACGAGCTGCTGTCCGCGCTGAAGAGAGCCCAGGAGTTGCAGAAGCACGCCCGGTTCGCCCGGCTGCGGGCCGAGAAGAGCGCATCGTTGGCGCGAAGGGCCAAGGAAGAAGCCATCCGTGCGGCGAGGGAGCGGGAGGCGCTCCTGCAACGTGAGCAGGAACTGCTGCTGCGCGAGCAGGAGCGCATCCGCCGCCAGCTGGAACAGCTCGGCAGCCCGATCGCCGAGGAATTGAAGGGAAGGCAACCATGA
- a CDS encoding S8 family peptidase: protein MHAVFKRRILHTLALGLSLTAVADAHAAAKDLVPRAAAIKPKGAELPRGMYVERLVVKFHEGTRVRPRDGRLVALASERGPDERSLLARSGLDDARLATDLASVSDLLARVPRSGSLKPLFKQDEASLAELKRSGEERGGRQLADLGLYVEVPLLPGTTVGGVQDMLERLNALDSVEVAYAEPPAEPAMVGFGSLLASGLLAAADIPPATASYESRQGYLEAAPSGVDARYSWTVPGGKGAGVRIVDVEGGWNTTHEDMPGLFRMNGTQYSDIGWRNHGTAVLGEMVGAANGYGVTGIAHEASAGYESIGSQSSASAIANAAAAVGRGGVVLIELHAQGPADSTACTCNTSQCNYIAMEYWQANYDAIATATANGTHVVEAAGNGSANLDDAAYGGVFNRAVRDSGAILVGASTATTRVPMCWTNFGSRVDVHGWGESVTSLGYGDLFGSAYGENQYYTASFSGTSSASPIVTASVADLQGVALARGKGALEPRYLRSILASTGTPQASDSRNIGRLPNLRQAIAQLSDFTWSQSGALAGQYCVQFIETSDPNAWNDNYLCSTVNHGIQWSSAGPISGMRCTQIHEGAEPVEHTWNDNYVCVPTSSPLQFSWSSAGPISGKQCVQVYEDSDPHTWNDNYLCY, encoded by the coding sequence ATGCACGCTGTCTTCAAGAGACGCATCCTGCACACGCTGGCGCTGGGCCTGTCGCTGACCGCCGTCGCCGACGCGCACGCCGCGGCCAAGGACCTGGTCCCGCGCGCCGCCGCCATCAAGCCCAAGGGCGCCGAGCTCCCTCGGGGCATGTACGTGGAGCGTCTCGTGGTGAAGTTCCACGAGGGCACCCGGGTGCGTCCGCGCGACGGCCGGCTGGTGGCCCTCGCCTCCGAGCGCGGCCCCGACGAGCGCTCGCTCCTGGCCCGCAGCGGGCTCGATGATGCGCGCCTCGCCACGGACCTCGCCTCCGTGTCGGACCTGCTGGCCCGCGTGCCCCGCTCGGGCTCCCTGAAGCCTCTCTTCAAGCAGGACGAGGCCTCCCTCGCCGAGCTCAAGCGCTCGGGCGAGGAGCGCGGTGGCCGCCAACTGGCCGACCTCGGCCTCTACGTCGAGGTGCCGCTGCTGCCCGGTACCACCGTCGGCGGCGTGCAGGACATGCTCGAGCGGCTCAACGCCCTGGATAGCGTGGAGGTGGCCTACGCCGAGCCTCCCGCCGAGCCCGCGATGGTGGGCTTCGGCTCCCTGCTCGCCTCGGGGTTGCTGGCCGCCGCGGACATCCCGCCCGCCACCGCCAGCTACGAGAGCCGCCAGGGCTACCTGGAAGCGGCCCCGAGTGGCGTCGACGCGCGCTACTCCTGGACGGTGCCCGGCGGCAAGGGCGCGGGCGTGCGCATCGTCGACGTCGAGGGCGGCTGGAACACCACCCACGAGGACATGCCCGGCCTCTTCCGCATGAATGGCACCCAGTACAGTGACATCGGCTGGCGCAACCACGGCACCGCCGTGCTGGGCGAGATGGTGGGCGCGGCCAACGGCTACGGCGTCACCGGCATCGCCCACGAGGCCTCCGCCGGTTACGAGAGCATCGGCAGCCAGAGCTCCGCGAGCGCCATCGCCAACGCCGCGGCCGCCGTGGGCCGCGGGGGCGTCGTGCTCATTGAATTGCACGCCCAGGGCCCCGCCGACAGCACCGCCTGCACCTGCAACACCAGCCAGTGCAACTACATCGCCATGGAGTACTGGCAGGCCAACTACGACGCCATCGCCACCGCCACCGCCAACGGCACCCACGTGGTGGAGGCCGCCGGCAACGGCAGCGCCAACCTGGATGACGCGGCCTACGGCGGCGTCTTCAACCGCGCGGTGCGCGACTCGGGCGCCATCCTCGTGGGCGCCAGCACCGCCACCACCCGCGTCCCCATGTGCTGGACCAACTTCGGCTCCCGCGTCGACGTGCACGGCTGGGGCGAGAGCGTGACGTCGCTCGGCTATGGCGACCTGTTCGGCTCCGCCTACGGCGAGAACCAGTACTACACCGCCTCCTTCAGCGGCACCTCCAGCGCCTCGCCCATCGTCACCGCCTCCGTGGCCGACCTCCAGGGCGTGGCCCTCGCGCGCGGCAAGGGCGCGCTGGAGCCCCGCTACCTGCGCAGCATCCTCGCCTCCACGGGCACCCCGCAGGCCTCCGACTCGCGCAACATCGGCCGCCTGCCCAACCTGCGTCAGGCCATCGCCCAGCTGTCCGACTTCACCTGGTCCCAGTCCGGCGCCCTCGCGGGCCAGTACTGCGTCCAGTTCATCGAGACCTCGGACCCCAACGCCTGGAACGACAACTACCTGTGCTCCACCGTGAACCACGGCATCCAGTGGAGCAGCGCCGGGCCCATCTCCGGCATGCGCTGCACGCAGATTCACGAGGGCGCCGAGCCCGTCGAGCACACCTGGAATGACAACTACGTCTGCGTGCCCACCAGCAGCCCGCTCCAGTTCTCCTGGTCGTCCGCGGGCCCCATCTCGGGCAAGCAGTGCGTCCAGGTGTACGAGGACTCGGACCCGCACACGTGGAACGACAACTACCTCTGCTACTGA
- a CDS encoding DUF4215 domain-containing protein, whose product MRQEPLHLARIAVVPTLLVVLLALSLPSCLEPTSVECASGRVCPAGQRCSANGDSCLKTDCGDGIVQATEACDDGNAINGDGCSSDCRSNESCGNNIVDVVSTASGTKTEACDDGNTRDGDGCSADCLSNEFCGNGLVDTKVGETCDDGNKESNDGCSGDCLSNELCGNNYTDRSKGEVCDDGNNDSNDGCRGDCKSDERCGNSIVDVSVGEVCDDGNNEAGDGCSANCKSNEKCGNGTVDISVGEICDDSNQQDGDACSANCKGPGVACGNGKLDPTEQCDDGNGISTDDCSNDCKVTFCGDGNVDSTSLRQEKCDPKNDPNCNLNCTISACGDGIVNTRAGEVCDDGNNLPCGTCNSSCKQWQDLKPAKGSIINLPRDALNDGEKIFIHDGQKSVTFEFNKDDKGCSDNTRCVDIRNRPQPDEVADALAGEIRYSSLDIEVTSVRWNVINLENDAAGSGGNKPITDTVDHDLFATEGMAGGSGEGCGEGISCRLDSDCKSGLDCENGRCTD is encoded by the coding sequence ATGAGACAAGAGCCCCTTCACCTTGCTCGTATCGCCGTCGTTCCCACGCTCCTGGTGGTGCTGCTGGCCCTGTCACTCCCGTCCTGCCTCGAGCCGACGAGCGTGGAGTGTGCGTCCGGCCGGGTCTGCCCCGCCGGGCAGAGATGTTCCGCCAATGGAGACTCATGCCTCAAGACGGACTGCGGCGATGGCATCGTCCAGGCCACGGAGGCGTGCGACGACGGCAACGCCATCAATGGCGACGGTTGCAGCTCCGACTGCAGGTCCAATGAGAGCTGCGGCAACAACATCGTGGATGTCGTCAGCACGGCGAGTGGCACCAAGACGGAGGCCTGCGATGACGGCAACACCCGGGATGGAGATGGGTGCAGTGCCGATTGCCTGTCCAACGAGTTCTGCGGCAATGGGCTCGTGGACACGAAGGTGGGCGAGACGTGCGACGACGGCAACAAAGAGAGCAACGATGGTTGCAGCGGAGACTGCCTGTCCAACGAGCTCTGCGGCAACAACTATACGGACCGCTCCAAGGGAGAGGTCTGCGACGACGGCAACAACGATAGCAATGACGGCTGCCGCGGAGACTGCAAATCCGACGAGAGATGCGGCAACAGCATCGTGGACGTATCCGTCGGTGAGGTCTGCGACGACGGCAACAATGAAGCTGGCGACGGCTGCAGCGCCAACTGCAAGTCCAACGAGAAGTGCGGCAACGGCACCGTGGACATATCCGTCGGTGAAATCTGCGACGACAGCAACCAGCAGGATGGCGATGCGTGCAGCGCCAATTGCAAGGGTCCGGGCGTGGCATGCGGCAACGGCAAACTGGATCCCACGGAGCAGTGCGATGACGGAAACGGCATCAGCACCGATGATTGCAGCAACGACTGCAAGGTGACCTTCTGCGGCGATGGGAACGTCGACAGCACCTCTTTGCGCCAAGAGAAGTGCGATCCCAAAAACGACCCGAACTGCAACCTCAACTGCACGATTTCCGCATGCGGCGACGGCATCGTGAACACCCGTGCTGGTGAGGTATGTGACGATGGGAACAATCTGCCCTGCGGCACCTGTAACAGCTCATGCAAGCAGTGGCAGGACCTCAAACCAGCGAAGGGAAGCATCATCAACCTCCCCAGAGACGCGCTCAATGATGGCGAGAAAATATTCATTCACGATGGCCAGAAGAGCGTGACCTTCGAGTTCAACAAAGACGACAAGGGATGCTCCGACAACACTCGCTGTGTCGACATCCGCAACCGACCACAGCCGGACGAGGTAGCTGATGCCCTCGCAGGCGAGATCAGGTACTCGAGCCTCGACATCGAGGTAACTTCGGTCCGTTGGAATGTCATCAATCTCGAAAACGACGCAGCGGGCTCTGGTGGCAATAAACCCATCACCGACACGGTGGATCACGACCTCTTCGCAACAGAAGGAATGGCCGGAGGCAGTGGTGAAGGATGCGGGGAGGGGATTTCGTGCAGACTCGACAGTGATTGCAAAAGCGGCCTGGACTGCGAGAACGGCCGCTGCACGGACTGA
- a CDS encoding GTPase, giving the protein MARLGPVDTLPEPQELEPLLSAALALPALKPQAARLERLLRDYARGLERKDAPLSVALVGATGAGKSTLLNALTGQSLAREGEDRPTSSAATVFAPEGAGLDALAQAGAKVVRYTPGPQGLWSGQVFIDTPDLNSVATVHREVARAALERADVALVVMHRGSVAEATQVEFLSEFARRRALVFLINFADELSPESREALKSQSRRLAAEQYGLPLESVPVFAISARAAQRGEDPSGEFGALLFHLKSLATQAVAERVRRTNARGVLEEIITRVEGALKETEDTLARTRGALESGLARASESLKTDFDSRLGLAQGHLGSEVRSQAAGRFWGPAAWGMRLSYVGAGGLGAATLVARRNLPVGLAVAATSTVLDAVRDRTRARAAETAVVEPFEDDLAVESAARTALAEARSLAHASGLSPETLGLPDVETLLAELRSARASAWRYTLTTAVAETVARWWRTARWLLLPLVNLPLLALMGHVGYRVVRAYVEGPLLGVDYFLNAGALFALLAGAGALLTSLSLAGTTRAVRRAGLERFVALLGALGGRMGESVQESILTGREAARAFLRFR; this is encoded by the coding sequence TTGGCGAGGCTGGGGCCCGTGGACACCCTGCCCGAACCCCAGGAACTCGAGCCCCTCCTCTCCGCCGCGCTGGCGCTGCCCGCGCTCAAACCCCAGGCCGCCCGGCTCGAGCGGCTGCTGCGCGACTACGCACGGGGCCTGGAGCGCAAGGACGCGCCCCTGTCCGTGGCCCTCGTCGGCGCCACGGGCGCGGGCAAGTCCACCCTGCTCAACGCCCTGACCGGACAGTCGCTCGCGCGCGAGGGGGAGGATCGCCCCACCAGCTCCGCCGCCACCGTCTTCGCGCCCGAGGGCGCGGGGCTCGACGCCCTGGCCCAGGCGGGCGCGAAGGTGGTGCGCTACACGCCGGGCCCCCAGGGGCTGTGGAGCGGCCAGGTGTTCATCGACACACCGGACCTCAACAGCGTGGCCACCGTGCACCGCGAGGTGGCGCGAGCGGCGCTGGAGCGCGCGGACGTGGCGCTCGTGGTGATGCACAGGGGCAGCGTGGCCGAGGCCACCCAGGTGGAGTTCCTCTCCGAGTTCGCCCGGCGCCGGGCGCTCGTGTTCCTCATCAACTTCGCGGACGAGCTGTCCCCCGAGTCACGCGAGGCCCTGAAGTCCCAGTCGCGGCGGCTGGCGGCGGAGCAGTACGGGCTGCCGCTGGAGTCCGTGCCGGTCTTCGCCATCAGCGCCCGGGCGGCGCAGCGGGGAGAGGACCCCTCGGGCGAGTTCGGCGCCCTGCTCTTCCACCTCAAATCCCTGGCCACGCAGGCGGTGGCCGAGCGGGTGCGGCGCACCAACGCCCGGGGCGTGCTGGAGGAAATCATCACGCGGGTGGAGGGGGCGCTGAAGGAGACGGAGGACACGCTGGCGCGGACGCGGGGCGCGCTGGAGTCGGGCCTCGCGCGCGCCTCCGAGTCGCTGAAGACAGACTTCGACTCACGGCTGGGATTGGCGCAGGGCCACCTGGGCTCGGAGGTGCGGAGTCAGGCGGCGGGGCGCTTCTGGGGCCCGGCCGCGTGGGGCATGAGGCTCTCCTACGTGGGGGCCGGGGGATTGGGGGCGGCGACACTGGTGGCGCGGCGGAACCTGCCGGTGGGGCTGGCGGTGGCGGCGACCTCGACGGTGCTGGACGCGGTGAGGGACAGGACGCGGGCGCGAGCGGCGGAGACGGCGGTGGTGGAGCCCTTCGAGGACGACCTGGCGGTGGAGTCGGCGGCGCGCACCGCGCTGGCGGAGGCGAGGAGCCTGGCGCACGCGAGCGGACTGTCGCCGGAGACGCTGGGCCTGCCGGACGTGGAGACGCTGCTGGCGGAGCTGAGGTCGGCGCGCGCGAGCGCCTGGCGCTACACGCTCACCACGGCGGTGGCCGAGACGGTGGCGCGCTGGTGGCGCACGGCACGCTGGCTTCTGCTGCCCCTGGTCAACCTGCCCCTGCTGGCGCTCATGGGACACGTGGGCTACCGCGTGGTGCGCGCGTACGTGGAAGGCCCGCTGTTGGGCGTGGACTACTTCCTCAACGCGGGGGCGCTGTTCGCGCTGCTCGCGGGAGCCGGGGCGCTGCTCACCTCGTTGAGCCTCGCGGGCACCACCCGCGCCGTGCGCCGCGCGGGCCTCGAGCGCTTCGTCGCGCTCCTGGGGGCGCTCGGGGGCCGGATGGGTGAGTCCGTCCAGGAAAGCATTCTCACCGGGCGAGAAGCGGCCCGTGCGTTCTTACGGTTTCGCTAA
- a CDS encoding pentapeptide repeat-containing protein, which translates to MLYNKVFYEDREIENERLELTDKGSLYFLGSNLTLRNCTLVLKVSAKNLFLTGARFIDCTFEVKQELKNHQAWVKASLEGCRFKGPLSGCDFGHWPGYARGWEHGAIQDCDFTEARLNACRFMGCDPATLRFPRWPCFTILDPIGRAPELRGVKWPDLFGRVVVQDLHNEPPSTVAVSYHAPTVAKQLETTSEELRAVIEKLDCIVY; encoded by the coding sequence ATGCTCTACAACAAGGTATTCTACGAGGACCGGGAGATCGAAAACGAGCGGCTGGAACTAACGGACAAGGGCTCGCTCTACTTTCTTGGCTCCAATCTGACGTTGCGCAACTGCACCCTCGTCCTGAAGGTGTCTGCCAAGAACCTGTTCCTGACCGGAGCACGTTTCATCGACTGTACCTTCGAGGTGAAGCAGGAGTTGAAGAACCACCAGGCCTGGGTGAAGGCCTCTCTCGAGGGGTGCCGGTTCAAGGGGCCTCTCTCGGGCTGTGACTTCGGTCATTGGCCTGGTTACGCAAGAGGCTGGGAGCACGGGGCCATCCAGGACTGCGACTTCACCGAGGCCCGGCTCAATGCCTGCCGCTTCATGGGTTGCGACCCCGCGACCTTGCGCTTTCCCAGGTGGCCCTGCTTCACCATCCTGGACCCCATCGGGCGAGCCCCCGAACTGCGCGGCGTCAAGTGGCCGGACCTGTTCGGCCGTGTCGTTGTGCAGGACCTCCACAATGAACCGCCCTCGACGGTGGCTGTGAGCTATCACGCTCCCACTGTCGCCAAACAGCTCGAGACCACGTCCGAAGAGCTCAGGGCCGTCATCGAGAAGCTCGACTGCATCGTGTACTGA
- the kefC gene encoding glutathione-regulated potassium-efflux system protein KefC, with product MSFLHQALVFLASAVVSVPIFKRLGLGSVLGYLAAGMVIGPWGVGLISDVESILHFAELGVVLLLFLIGLELQPSRLWELRRSVFGLGGAQVVATGALLAAVGLLLGLRLPTALIAGLGLSLSSTAFALQLLAEKNELPTEHGRASFGILLFQDLAVIPLLALLPFLGEPVTQSTQPGWVSALEVVGVLAGVVLGGRYVLRPLFRFVASLHSQELFTATALLLVVGTALLVSQVGLSMALGAFLAGVLLADSEYRHELEADIEPFKGLLLGLFFIAVGMSVNIGLLTSGPVRVVALVLGLVLLKALVLYALGRWAFKSDEPALSMAVVISQGGEFAFVLFGLAVGFRVMERELADLLVVVVSLSMAVTPVLFLVYDRFIRPRFHKKEKREFDVAPDEDHPVIIAGFGRVGQVVGRLLRAKRIGFTALDASPEHIDFLKRFGNTKLHYGDASRLDLLRAARADKAKLFVLAIDDVEASMRTAETVRQHFPHLTIFARARNRQHTYRLLNLGITHVMRETYAGSLEMTGEILQELGLTWSQAKTALDRFREHDEALIQATYKHHGDEKKLVELANQARKELEELFEKDEQKKPA from the coding sequence ATGTCCTTCCTGCACCAGGCCCTCGTCTTCCTGGCCTCCGCTGTGGTGTCCGTTCCCATCTTCAAGCGACTGGGCCTGGGCTCGGTCCTCGGCTACCTGGCGGCGGGGATGGTCATCGGCCCGTGGGGAGTGGGGCTCATCTCGGACGTGGAGAGCATCCTCCACTTCGCCGAGCTGGGCGTGGTGCTGCTGCTCTTCCTCATCGGGTTGGAGCTCCAACCTTCGCGCCTGTGGGAGCTGCGCCGCTCGGTGTTCGGCCTGGGCGGGGCGCAGGTGGTGGCCACGGGGGCCCTGCTCGCGGCGGTGGGGCTGCTGCTCGGGCTGCGGCTGCCCACCGCGCTCATCGCCGGGCTGGGGTTGTCGCTGTCCTCCACGGCCTTCGCCCTGCAGCTGCTGGCGGAGAAGAACGAGCTGCCCACGGAGCACGGGCGGGCCTCCTTCGGCATCCTGCTCTTCCAGGACCTGGCCGTCATCCCGCTGCTGGCGCTGCTACCCTTCCTCGGGGAGCCGGTGACGCAGTCGACCCAGCCCGGGTGGGTGTCGGCGCTCGAGGTGGTGGGCGTGCTGGCCGGCGTCGTCCTGGGAGGCCGCTATGTGCTGCGGCCCCTCTTCCGCTTCGTGGCCTCGCTGCACAGCCAGGAGCTGTTCACCGCCACCGCGCTGCTGCTGGTGGTGGGCACCGCGCTGCTGGTGAGTCAGGTGGGGTTGTCCATGGCGCTGGGGGCCTTCCTGGCCGGCGTGCTGCTGGCGGACTCGGAGTACCGCCACGAGCTGGAGGCCGACATCGAGCCCTTCAAGGGCCTGCTGCTGGGCCTCTTCTTCATCGCGGTGGGCATGTCGGTGAACATCGGCCTGCTCACCAGCGGCCCGGTGCGCGTGGTGGCGCTGGTGCTCGGGCTGGTGCTGCTCAAGGCGCTGGTGCTCTACGCCCTGGGCAGGTGGGCCTTCAAGAGTGACGAGCCCGCCCTGAGCATGGCGGTGGTCATCTCCCAGGGCGGCGAGTTCGCCTTCGTGCTCTTCGGGCTCGCGGTGGGCTTCCGGGTGATGGAGCGCGAGCTGGCGGATCTGCTGGTGGTGGTGGTGAGCCTCTCCATGGCCGTCACCCCGGTGCTCTTCCTCGTCTATGACCGGTTCATCCGGCCCCGCTTCCACAAGAAGGAGAAGCGCGAGTTCGACGTGGCCCCCGACGAGGACCATCCCGTCATCATCGCGGGCTTCGGGCGCGTGGGGCAGGTGGTGGGCCGGCTGCTGCGCGCCAAGCGCATCGGCTTCACCGCCCTGGACGCCAGCCCCGAGCACATCGACTTCCTCAAGCGCTTCGGCAACACGAAGCTGCACTACGGCGACGCCTCGCGGTTGGACTTGCTGCGGGCCGCGCGCGCGGACAAGGCGAAGCTCTTCGTGCTGGCCATCGACGACGTGGAGGCCTCCATGCGCACGGCGGAGACGGTGCGCCAGCACTTCCCGCACCTCACCATCTTCGCGCGGGCCCGCAACCGGCAGCACACCTACCGGCTGTTGAACCTGGGCATCACCCACGTCATGCGCGAGACGTACGCGGGCAGCCTGGAGATGACGGGAGAGATTCTGCAGGAGCTGGGGCTCACCTGGTCGCAGGCCAAGACCGCGCTGGACCGCTTCCGCGAGCACGACGAGGCCCTCATCCAGGCCACCTACAAGCATCACGGGGACGAGAAGAAGCTCGTCGAGCTGGCGAACCAGGCGCGCAAGGAGCTGGAGGAGCTCTTCGAGAAGGACGAGCAGAAGAAGCCCGCCTGA